The window TTTTTACATTGGCTTTTGGATAAGTTAAATCGATTTCAGTATGAGCAACATTCAAGTCTCCGCAGAAGATAACCGGTTTTTTGCGTTCTAAATTTTTCAAATAGTTTAGAAAATCGACATCCCATTGCTTACTGCGGTACTCAAGCCGTGAAAGATCTCTTTTAGAATTTGGTACGTACACATTCACAAGATAAAATGTGGGGTATTCCAGGGTGATTGTCCTTCCTTCCTTATCATGATGATCATGTAAAATGCCATTTTGATCATTGAGCGGTTTTTCTTTAGTAAAGACGCAAGTGCCGCTGTATCCTTTTTTCTGCGCTGAGTTCCAGTATTGATGATACTGTTTCAAATCTATTTGGATATCTTCTTTGCTTGCTTTGGTTTCCTGTAAACACAATATATCAGGGTCATATTTGTCTATAAAATCTAGAAATCCCTTTTTGAGGACTGAACGTATTCCGTTAACATTCCAAGAAATAATCTTCATACAATTTCAATATTTAAGGATTAAACTTTTTGGGTTTATACACCATAACATGTTTCGACATATACAAATTTTGTATTATGAATCGATTCTAGAGGGCCTTTTTTGCTCAGTGAACGGAATTATGTACTGAAATGCTGAGGGGCATGTTTGACGCTCGACATGTAAATATTCACCCTCATAAGATGTCTTCTTTTCCTAGGAGAATAACATCATGACCGTCGAAAGTATCTCAACTTTTTTTTCTCAAATTTTACAGCAAAATCCGGACGAAGAGCGGCCTAGCTTATTAGATCCCACCAACGAAATTATTCAACGCCTTACTGATGATGACTATGCGATAATTATCAACAAAGTCAAAGGATTGTATCAATCCTCTCCTTAAAATCTAAGATGCCTTATGAAGATCCGCATAAATGGTCGCGTAAAATCACTAAATATTTCTTGATCGCAACTGTTTGTCCTTTCGAATCTAAAAAACTGGATCGAAAAGTTATGCAAGAATTATGGCGAGGCGCTATTGATAAAATGCCAAAAGGTCAAGCCGGAGCGATCCTTTTGGAAGCCCACCCTATGTTTAACAACGGCAAATACGCAACGTACAATTTAGCGATTGTTACTGGAATTGCAACTCTGCCTCCCGAGGACATGAAAGTTATTGTGAAAACCCTTCAACCTTACCTACTCCCAGATAAGTTTGGATATGAAAATACATTTAGAGCCCTTAGCAAACTGAAGGATCAATGTCTAATAGTTTTAAAGCAAGCGCTTCCATTTCTTCGACTTAGGCAGACACAGGAGACAGAATGCTGTGATAGTGTAGTTTCGCGCATTATTGAGGAAACAGCGAAACTTCTTTTCAAAAAAACTCAAGGCAAAAAGATCCTTGAATGGACCAGTACATTGGCAGAAGAGCGAAGGGATGTGTTAGAAATAATTCGGGCAATTAAACGGATAGGTTCTGCATTTAGATCAGAGGTTATCAAGAGACTTGGACCTCATCTTAAAAAATCAGGTTTGCCTTGCGATTCTCAGATCTCTGCTGCTGATATCCTAAATGAAGTTGTCAAATTTCCTGAAAATAGAATTCTACAAGTGGTCAAGCGCGCTCAGGTACAGTTTGTATATTATAAGATTCATAACCCTCGATGTTCACTTTCTCTTATGGCTAAAAGAGATTTTATAAGAGACCTATCACTAACCTAAACACTTCAGAACTTGTATATGGAAGTATAACAGTCATTGAGCCTTGTGTAGACTACAAGGAATCCCCAAATCTCAAAACAGGGTGCAATTACCAGAGTTTTGCTTTTGTACATTATGGCGTAGGAGCGTTTTTTGTTGCAGATGATATTAAAACATCCTTTACAGTGTATTTTTTTGTACCGGCTAAACGGTTCAGGAAATCTGCCAAAAGTTGACTTTGGCCACAAAGATTTAAGCGAATAAATGCACTCGTTTCTCCCATAGTGTCTCCACTGTTAACGGAAATATTGAAGTCCTCCAAAAGCACCTCGGAAGCTTTTTTATTAGGAATTCTTTTATCCTGCAGTTTGACAAAAAAAGTAGGGCTAGTAGGTATGCTTAAAATGAGGGATCCGGGATAATGCTTTAAAAACTCCTTCTCCACCAAGGTGTGCCTTTGAAATAAGCTTATTTTAGCATCATGACGTAAAGATTCACCCTTCTCTGGCGCATCTAAAAAAGCCTTGATCAGATCAAGGAAACTGGCTAGTCCCACTGTCCCACCTGCTACCGTTGAAGCGGAGATAAAGCCAAAAAACTTATTAAAGATCGACTTTGCATAAGGATCGTATAACGGATACCAAATATAGCCGCAGCGTGCCCCCGTTTTACCAAATTGCTTTGAAGCGGAGTTGAAACTGAAAACATGCTTACCTGCCGCACGCGCTTCCTGTATCCAGGCAATGTTATCCTTGCGATAACCTGTTCCATCACTGCCAAACGCCGAAGAAGCAAATACGAAGTCTGCAAGGATGATACGCGCTTCGGTCAATGGCTTCCGGAATTTACCGTCAGGATTATT is drawn from Parachlamydiales bacterium and contains these coding sequences:
- a CDS encoding exodeoxyribonuclease III, with the translated sequence MKIISWNVNGIRSVLKKGFLDFIDKYDPDILCLQETKASKEDIQIDLKQYHQYWNSAQKKGYSGTCVFTKEKPLNDQNGILHDHHDKEGRTITLEYPTFYLVNVYVPNSKRDLSRLEYRSKQWDVDFLNYLKNLERKKPVIFCGDLNVAHTEIDLTYPKANVKSHGFTNEERAGFTRILESGFIDTFREFEKGPGHYTWWSQFNKCRERNIGWRIDYFLISSQLRPQLKKSYILSELMGSDHCPIALELSIK
- a CDS encoding aminotransferase class I/II-fold pyridoxal phosphate-dependent enzyme, whose protein sequence is MCWVSLLVRISVIIATCWITDVYSSAVMEMPVKEAKIKQETLIYFQPNTTPLFNELYEHYGLRNPPAITVFDDSIYLDQSTPLTILPMQPSNIDVFDHADEVLSAFHKNVGDYELYVDPLKPTPFFYTASGSKHLIVALVYAIVMSEPNKKFLFVEQAPFYSGHPNAISGIFQYPNARFLPFHDPAEIKLEPGEELVEFVTSPNNPDGKFRKPLTEARIILADFVFASSAFGSDGTGYRKDNIAWIQEARAAGKHVFSFNSASKQFGKTGARCGYIWYPLYDPYAKSIFNKFFGFISASTVAGGTVGLASFLDLIKAFLDAPEKGESLRHDAKISLFQRHTLVEKEFLKHYPGSLILSIPTSPTFFVKLQDKRIPNKKASEVLLEDFNISVNSGDTMGETSAFIRLNLCGQSQLLADFLNRLAGTKKYTVKDVLISSATKNAPTP